In Engraulis encrasicolus isolate BLACKSEA-1 chromosome 15, IST_EnEncr_1.0, whole genome shotgun sequence, the following proteins share a genomic window:
- the dusp12 gene encoding dual specificity protein phosphatase 12 → MVFCHRNTSMILVESGLYLGGVLDLQDPTNLSRLGITHVLTVDSEQVALPPTFITKYVRALDDSSTDLLSKLDECIQFIEGGKQPSSSVFVHCHAGQSRSAAVVTGYLMKAHHISLEEAKSKLTQIKPDVKINDSFLDQLALYEAFGCKVDFSSSQYKHFRLKHLTEQLTDLKDLPKEVFAADPVQTPDTEVAYRCRKCRRTLFCGSSILSHELGSGSAAFPHKKMTSSGHQAGCTSYFIEPVRWMENALLGVMDGQLLCPKCTSKLGSFNWYGEQCSCGRWVTPAFQMHKNRVDEIKHINIAGLK, encoded by the exons ATGGTATTTTGTCATCGTAATACCAGCATGATTTTGGTGGAATCTGGGCTTTACCTTGGGGGTGTCTTGGACCTTCAAGACCCTACAAACTTGAGCAGACTGGGAATTACACATGTTCTCACCGTGGACTCAGAACAAGTAGCTTTACCGCCTACGTTTATAACTAAATATGTTCGTGCTCTTGATGATTCATCAACTGATCTTCTCAGCAAACTGGATGAATGCATTCAGTTTATTGAAGGTGGAAAGCAACCATCGTCTTCTGTGTTTGTTCACTG TCACGCAGGCCAGAGTCGGAGTGCAGCAGTGGTGACGGGATATCTCATGAAGGCTCACCATATTTCCCTGGAGGAAGCCAAAAGTAAACTCACCCAAATTAAACCCGACGTGAA GATAAACGACAGTTTCTTGGACCAGTTAGCATTGTACGAGGCATTTGGATGCAAAGTGGATTTCTCCTCTTCACAGTATAAGCATTTCAGATTGAAACATCTCACAGAACAACTTACAG ATCTGAAGGATTTGCCGAAGGAAGTCTTTGCTGCAGATCCTGTGCAAACACCAGACACAGAAgttgcctaccgttgtagaaaATGCAG ACGTACACTCTTCTGTGGCTCCAGCATTCTTAGCCATGAGTTAGGCAGCGGCTCAGCTGCCTTCCCACACAAGAAAATGACAAGCTCTGGACACCAAGCAGGGTGCACCTCATACTTTATCGAACCAGTGCGCTGGATGGAGAATGCGCTTCTGGGAGTCATGGATGGACAG CTCCTGTGTCCCAAATGCACTTCCAAGCTGGGATCCTTCAACTGGTACGGCGAGCAGTGTTCATGTGGCCGCTGGGTCACCCCTGCGTTCCAGATGCACAAGAACAGAGTGGATGAAATCAAACACATCAACATAGCCGGGCTGAAGTGA